From a single bacterium genomic region:
- a CDS encoding YbjN domain-containing protein: MANIVTSTRVKVKRYLKEIYGRNYKNMVEEVEQSFIIRRGSAAVHVSVKPLSKNDCIVNALSYVVQGAKIGPKVLGLLMRRNATYPIGAYGLLFDDTIVFSHSIAGANLDPNELRTTIATVAFVADETDDEIRAMSGGLRAVDAIGIMDTDSPSPGKRKRNASTKKASVGKKAPAKKKATPTKKSSTKAVPRKKAAPPKRASKKK, from the coding sequence ATGGCAAATATCGTCACGTCAACCCGTGTGAAGGTAAAGAGGTACCTCAAGGAGATTTACGGGCGGAATTACAAAAACATGGTCGAAGAAGTGGAGCAGTCGTTCATCATCCGCCGTGGCTCCGCAGCAGTGCATGTATCCGTTAAACCCCTGAGCAAAAACGACTGCATCGTCAATGCGCTCTCGTACGTCGTGCAGGGTGCGAAGATCGGACCGAAGGTTCTTGGTCTGCTCATGCGCCGCAATGCCACCTATCCCATCGGGGCATATGGATTGCTTTTCGACGACACTATCGTCTTCAGCCACAGCATCGCGGGCGCCAACCTCGATCCGAACGAACTCCGTACCACGATTGCGACCGTGGCCTTCGTCGCCGATGAAACGGATGATGAGATACGGGCGATGTCTGGCGGACTCCGGGCCGTCGACGCCATCGGCATCATGGACACCGACAGTCCCTCACCCGGCAAGCGCAAACGTAACGCCTCGACGAAAAAAGCAAGCGTCGGAAAGAAAGCACCGGCGAAGAAAAAAGCGACGCCCACAAAGAAGAGCAGCACAAAAGCCGTGCCGCGGAAAAAGGCTGCGCCACCTAAAAGAGCGTCAAAGAAGAAATAA